A region from the Marinobacter sp. SS13-12 genome encodes:
- the lexA gene encoding transcriptional repressor LexA, whose protein sequence is MKLTARQTQVLEIIRRSVDETGYPPTRAEIAAELGFRSANAAEEHLRALARKGAIEMVPGASRGIRLPEVEADPGLPVIGQVAAGSPILAQEHIEDHCTLQPEFFSPSADYLLRVRGMSMKDIGILDGDLLAVHRTSDVHNGQIVVARVGEEVTVKRFRKDGSKVYLIAENEEFAPIEVDLTEQELFIEGLGVGVIRRSDLH, encoded by the coding sequence ATGAAGCTGACAGCAAGGCAGACACAGGTATTGGAAATCATTCGTCGCTCCGTCGACGAGACGGGATATCCGCCGACACGCGCGGAGATCGCCGCCGAGCTCGGATTCCGTTCAGCCAATGCCGCTGAAGAGCACCTCAGGGCACTGGCCAGGAAAGGGGCCATCGAGATGGTGCCGGGGGCAAGCCGTGGTATCCGTCTTCCGGAAGTCGAAGCGGACCCCGGATTGCCCGTGATAGGCCAGGTGGCAGCCGGTAGCCCGATTCTGGCCCAGGAGCACATCGAAGATCACTGCACCCTGCAGCCCGAATTCTTCTCGCCCTCGGCGGATTACCTGCTGCGTGTGCGCGGTATGAGTATGAAGGACATTGGCATCCTGGATGGTGATCTGCTCGCCGTGCACAGGACCAGCGACGTACACAATGGCCAGATCGTTGTGGCCAGAGTCGGCGAGGAGGTGACTGTGAAGCGGTTCCGCAAGGACGGCTCGAAAGTGTATCTCATCGCAGAGAACGAAGAGTTTGCGCCCATTGAAGTGGATCTGACAGAACAGGAATTATTTATTGAAGGTTTGGGTGTCGGTGTTATCCGGCGCTCGGATCTTCACTGA
- a CDS encoding DUF6586 family protein, protein MASSWHSLVSQKIFLARTLLGQLDGNDSVPAREALIQGAVELALRARKLVLVMVARMYQDKLGRPESLEALTELLGDEIPETAELNQLVNEAHSWWNHLEQLERHQGNPPAAKKTVSDENVIAVAADTGPDRSKQALEQTLSAIKHFTDTLEERHSEW, encoded by the coding sequence ATGGCGTCATCGTGGCATTCACTGGTTTCCCAGAAGATTTTCCTTGCCAGGACCCTGCTGGGTCAGCTGGATGGCAACGACAGTGTGCCCGCGCGTGAAGCCCTGATCCAGGGAGCCGTTGAACTTGCTTTGCGGGCCAGAAAGCTGGTTCTGGTCATGGTCGCAAGAATGTATCAGGACAAGCTGGGGCGGCCCGAAAGCCTGGAAGCTTTGACGGAACTGCTGGGCGATGAGATTCCGGAGACAGCAGAACTGAACCAGCTCGTTAACGAAGCTCACAGTTGGTGGAACCATCTTGAGCAACTGGAGCGGCACCAGGGCAACCCGCCAGCGGCCAAAAAAACCGTGAGTGACGAAAATGTGATTGCTGTTGCTGCGGATACGGGCCCAGACAGATCGAAACAGGCGCTTGAGCAAACCCTGAGTGCGATCAAACACTTTACCGACACCCTTGAGGAACGGCACAGCGAGTGGTAA
- a CDS encoding DUF1329 domain-containing protein, with protein sequence MRNHLVAGFTVAMLGFSGSSVYAKVSESEAERLGNELTPVGAERKGNGSGSIPEWTGGLTTPPSGWKQGQVEINPFPQDEPLFVISADNVDLYRDKLTDGHIQMLKQYGPEFVMPVYQTRRTAAFPEHVYEKSRENALSAELLSNGNGVRDTIMTSPFPIPNDGLEVIWNHILRYRGEELSFRSSSATPQVNGSYNQVVNQYDYFFAYSRKGADLEDIDNKIFYLKTDTIAPSSLAGTITLVHETLDQIRSPRLAWRYDSGSRRLRRSPNLAYETDLPNSSSLRSVDQKDMYNGAPNQYDWELKGKREMFVPYNAYKLHDEDVRPDDVIRPQHINQQLARYELHRVWVVEAKLRTGISHIYSRRVFYVDEDSWQILASEEYDSEGELWRVSEAHNISYYSEPVFWTTMEMTYDLKAQRYYIDGLDNGFPALDFNPGFRGNQFSASAARRAARR encoded by the coding sequence ATGCGTAACCATTTGGTCGCAGGTTTTACAGTGGCAATGCTCGGATTTTCCGGTAGTAGCGTCTACGCGAAGGTCAGTGAGTCCGAGGCCGAGCGGTTGGGCAATGAACTCACCCCCGTTGGTGCAGAAAGAAAAGGCAATGGTTCTGGCAGTATTCCGGAGTGGACCGGCGGTCTGACAACACCACCGTCGGGCTGGAAGCAGGGGCAGGTGGAAATCAATCCATTTCCCCAGGATGAGCCCTTGTTCGTGATTTCCGCAGACAATGTGGATCTGTATCGCGATAAGCTCACAGATGGCCACATCCAGATGCTGAAGCAGTATGGCCCGGAGTTTGTAATGCCGGTTTACCAGACCCGCCGTACGGCGGCCTTTCCGGAGCATGTTTATGAAAAATCCCGGGAAAATGCACTGAGTGCCGAACTGCTCAGTAATGGTAACGGTGTGCGGGACACGATCATGACCAGTCCCTTCCCGATTCCGAACGATGGTCTTGAAGTAATCTGGAATCACATTCTTCGTTATCGGGGCGAGGAACTTTCATTTCGCAGTTCCTCCGCGACCCCGCAGGTGAACGGTTCGTACAACCAGGTTGTAAACCAGTACGACTATTTTTTTGCCTACAGCCGCAAAGGGGCGGATCTAGAGGACATCGACAACAAGATCTTTTACCTGAAGACCGACACCATAGCGCCCTCCAGCCTGGCAGGGACCATCACCCTGGTGCACGAGACACTGGACCAGATTCGCTCGCCGCGTCTTGCCTGGCGGTATGACTCCGGTTCCCGGCGCCTGCGCAGGTCACCAAACCTGGCCTATGAAACTGACCTGCCCAATTCCTCCTCTCTGAGGTCCGTTGATCAGAAAGACATGTACAACGGCGCTCCGAACCAGTACGACTGGGAGTTGAAAGGGAAGCGGGAAATGTTTGTCCCCTACAACGCTTACAAGCTTCATGATGAAGACGTCAGACCCGACGATGTCATTCGCCCGCAGCACATCAATCAGCAGCTGGCGCGGTATGAACTGCATCGGGTATGGGTGGTGGAAGCCAAGCTGCGCACCGGTATCAGCCATATCTATTCCCGTCGTGTATTCTATGTTGACGAAGACAGCTGGCAGATTCTGGCCAGTGAGGAATATGACAGTGAGGGAGAGCTCTGGCGCGTATCCGAGGCTCACAATATCAGCTACTACAGTGAGCCGGTATTCTGGACTACTATGGAAATGACGTACGACCTCAAGGCGCAGCGTTACTATATTGATGGTCTGGATAACGGTTTCCCGGCCCTCGATTTCAATCCCGGCTTCCGCGGCAACCAGTTCTCGGCGTCAGCGGCCCGCAGGGCGGCTCGTCGCTGA
- a CDS encoding SulA-like leucine-rich domain-containing protein produces MEQLSFNQNLAYAHGGGRFVGPEAVGLSSHDVSRAPVSRTRPVQPKGNVTEIILPEGQVENFQLLLPMLTQLNQEKRWLAWIDPPQSLVSKWQTMRGIVAGELLVLRSTSDYPARQLAERALSAGTCHAVVMWTRKLGREALTSLEQASARGNSHGVVLRQR; encoded by the coding sequence ATGGAACAACTCAGCTTTAATCAGAACCTGGCTTACGCTCACGGAGGCGGCAGATTCGTCGGCCCGGAGGCTGTCGGTTTGAGCAGCCATGATGTGAGCCGGGCGCCGGTCAGCCGCACCCGCCCGGTACAGCCAAAGGGTAACGTGACGGAAATCATTCTGCCTGAAGGGCAGGTTGAAAATTTCCAGCTGTTGCTGCCGATGCTGACACAGCTGAACCAGGAAAAACGCTGGCTGGCCTGGATCGACCCACCCCAAAGCCTGGTCAGCAAGTGGCAGACCATGCGTGGGATTGTGGCAGGCGAATTACTGGTGTTGCGGTCTACTTCGGACTACCCAGCCCGGCAACTGGCCGAGCGGGCATTGAGCGCAGGCACCTGTCATGCCGTCGTGATGTGGACACGGAAACTTGGGCGTGAAGCCCTGACTTCACTGGAGCAGGCCTCTGCCCGGGGCAACAGCCACGGCGTTGTGCTGCGCCAACGCTGA
- a CDS encoding SOS cell division inhibitor — MSVPEQLEAVDTLVEHLKTALAEKNWEELSRLSKLVKPTIEPVMTALEAGELSPEPVRERLATLQTYCDRANISANAAKAEAQQALKEVNQNRSAAKAYQNVSSNRPK; from the coding sequence ATGTCGGTGCCGGAACAACTGGAAGCAGTGGATACCCTGGTGGAGCATCTGAAAACCGCTCTAGCGGAGAAAAACTGGGAAGAACTGTCGCGCCTGAGCAAATTGGTCAAGCCGACCATTGAACCGGTGATGACAGCCCTGGAAGCCGGAGAGCTGTCCCCGGAGCCGGTACGGGAACGGTTGGCAACCCTTCAGACCTATTGTGACCGTGCCAATATTTCGGCAAATGCGGCCAAGGCGGAAGCCCAGCAAGCGCTCAAGGAAGTGAATCAGAACCGAAGCGCGGCAAAAGCCTATCAGAACGTCTCTTCAAATCGTCCCAAATAG